In Zingiber officinale cultivar Zhangliang chromosome 6A, Zo_v1.1, whole genome shotgun sequence, a single genomic region encodes these proteins:
- the LOC121994269 gene encoding mitotic checkpoint protein BUB3.1-like, translating to MSTATTTPTGGRELSQPPSDGISNLRFSNHSDLLLVSSWDKTLRLYDVGENFLKAEFLHAGPVLDCCFHDDSSGFSASADHTVRRYVFGSGKEDFLGRHDAPVRCVEYSYAAGQVITGSWDKTLKCWDPRGANSSDRALVGTYLQPERVYSLSLVGYRLVVATAGRHVNVYDLRNMSQPEQRRESSLKYQTRSVRCYPNGTGFALSSIEGRVAMEFFDLSEAAQAKKYAFKCHRKSEAGRDIVYPVNAMAFHPIYGTFATGGCDGYVNVWDGNNKKRLYQYSKYPTSIAALSFSRDGLLLAVASSYTYEEGEILHEPDAIFVRNINEVEVKPKPKALPVPPP from the exons ATGAGCACCGCCACCACTACGCCGACCGGCGGGCGCGAGCTCTCCCAGCCTCCCTCCGATGGCATCTCTAATCTGCGCTTCTCCAACCACAGCGACCTCCTACTCGTGTCTTCGTGGGATAAG ACTCTTCGTCTTTACGATGTCGGTGAGAACTTTCTTAAGGCGGAGTTCTTGCATGCTGGTCCCGTCCTTGATTGCTGCTTTCATGATGATTCATCGGGGTTCAGTGCCAGTGCTGATCATACCGTGAGAAG GTATGTCTTTGGTTCTGGTAAGGAGGATTTTTTAGGACGTCATGATGCTCCTGTTCGATGTGTGGAATACTCTTATGCAGCAG GTCAGGTTATTACTGGAAGTTGGGATAAGACATTGAAATGCTGGGATCCCAGAGGTGCTAACAGCTCAGATCGTGCACTTGTTGGAACATATCTGCAACCTGAGAGAGTTTATTCCCTCTCTCTTGTCGGTTACCGTTTAGTAGTTGCTACTGCTGGAAGGCATGTGAATGTGTATGATTTGCGGAATATGTCCCAACCAGAACAACGAAGGGAATCATCATTGAAATATCAAACCAGATCTGTTCGTTGTTATCCAAATGGCACAG GCTTTGCTCTCAGTTCTATTGAAGGTCGAGTAGCAATGGAGTTCTTCGATCTGTCTGAAGCTGCACAAGCTAAGAA GTATGCATTCAAGTGTCATCGGAAATCTGAAGCCGGAAGGGATATTGTTTATCCTGTTAATGCAATGGCATTCCATCCGAT ATATGGCACGTTTGCTACTGGTGGGTGTGACGGTTATGTTAATGTGTGGGATGGCAATAATAAGAAAAGACTTTATCAG TATTCAAAATACCCAACTAGCATTGCTGCATTATCCTTCAGCAGAGACGGCCTGCTGCTTGCTGTAGCCTCTAGCTACACATATGAGGAAGGCGAGATCCT ACATGAGCCTGATGCCATCTTTGTTCGAAACATAAACGAAGTTGAAGTCAAGCCAAAACCCAAGGCTTTGCCCGTTCCACCTCCTTAG